A single region of the Thermococcus zilligii AN1 genome encodes:
- a CDS encoding nicotinamidase, which yields MSREALIVVDMQRDFMPGGALPVPEGDKIIPKVNQCIKKFQGRGALIVATRDWHPENHISFKERGGPWPKHCVQNTPGAEFVVEIPENAAVISKATEPDKEAYSGFEGTELNEILQKNGVERVYVCGVATEYCVKATAMDALRLGYETCIIVDAIGGINPEGEKRALEELQKAGAKLVECEKL from the coding sequence ATGTCCCGGGAAGCCCTTATTGTAGTCGATATGCAGAGGGATTTCATGCCCGGGGGAGCCCTTCCGGTTCCGGAGGGAGACAAAATAATCCCGAAGGTCAACCAATGCATCAAAAAGTTCCAGGGGCGGGGCGCGCTGATAGTTGCCACGAGGGACTGGCATCCTGAGAACCACATCAGCTTTAAGGAGCGGGGAGGCCCGTGGCCAAAGCACTGCGTTCAGAACACTCCGGGGGCAGAGTTCGTTGTCGAGATTCCGGAGAATGCCGCTGTAATATCGAAGGCAACGGAGCCAGATAAGGAGGCATATTCCGGTTTCGAGGGGACGGAACTCAACGAAATCCTGCAGAAAAACGGGGTTGAGCGGGTTTACGTCTGTGGTGTCGCGACGGAGTACTGCGTGAAGGCAACGGCCATGGATGCTCTCAGGCTTGGCTACGAAACCTGCATAATAGTGGACGCCATCGGGGGGATAAATCCGGAGGGAGAAAAAAGGGCCCTGGAAGAGCTCCAGAAGGCCGGGGCTAAGCTTGTTGAGTGCGAGAAACTTTAG
- a CDS encoding YigZ family protein: MGYRTLKGPGTARLIVRKSVFIGYASPANTEEEARAFIAKIKAHHGDATHNVSAYLINDGKNFAVRYDDDGEPKGSAGKPVLKVIQNRGLSNAVVVVTRYFGGIKLGYGGLVKAYSDAASLAIENAGTVEVYETERFEVVFPYSLFHTVREAVEKAGGKVVSEEYGELVKFTVETRKGEAGPLMELLAEKTRGRARLRPLFMLEL; this comes from the coding sequence GTGGGGTACAGGACGCTGAAGGGCCCCGGAACGGCCCGGCTCATCGTCAGGAAGTCGGTCTTCATAGGCTACGCCTCCCCCGCGAACACGGAAGAGGAGGCCAGGGCCTTCATAGCAAAGATAAAGGCCCACCACGGTGACGCGACCCACAACGTTTCCGCTTACCTCATCAACGACGGGAAGAACTTCGCGGTTCGCTATGACGATGACGGCGAACCAAAGGGCTCCGCCGGAAAGCCCGTCCTCAAGGTCATACAGAACAGGGGCCTGAGCAACGCAGTTGTCGTGGTTACGCGCTACTTCGGTGGCATAAAGCTCGGCTACGGCGGGCTGGTTAAAGCGTACAGCGACGCGGCGAGTTTAGCCATAGAGAACGCGGGAACCGTTGAGGTTTACGAGACGGAGCGCTTTGAGGTGGTCTTCCCTTACAGCCTCTTTCACACGGTCAGGGAGGCCGTTGAGAAGGCCGGGGGAAAGGTGGTAAGCGAGGAGTACGGGGAGCTCGTGAAGTTCACCGTGGAGACCAGAAAGGGCGAAGCCGGGCCCCTCATGGAGCTTTTGGCCGAGAAAACGCGGGGCAGGGCAAGGTTGAGGCCGCTTTTTATGCTGGAATTGTAA
- a CDS encoding MoaD/ThiS family protein → MVRIKLMGAFAHLAGARELNVKLEGRKTVDELLRGVIPRYDEFHDKVIMINGHPARGDAEVEDTDEIKVMPVLSGG, encoded by the coding sequence ATGGTCAGGATAAAGCTCATGGGGGCTTTTGCTCATTTAGCCGGGGCGAGGGAGCTCAATGTTAAGCTTGAGGGTAGGAAAACCGTCGACGAGCTCCTCCGCGGGGTCATACCCAGGTACGACGAGTTCCATGACAAGGTCATCATGATAAACGGCCACCCCGCGAGGGGTGATGCTGAAGTTGAAGACACCGACGAGATCAAGGTGATGCCCGTTCTGAGCGGGGGCTAA
- the for gene encoding tungsten-containing formaldehyde ferredoxin oxidoreductase codes for MKGWWGRILRVDLTNNRVWVQEYPEEVAKNFIGGRGLAAWILWNEAKNVDPLGPDNKLVFASGPFNGLPTPSGGKMVVAAKSPLTGGYGDGNLGTMATVHLRKAGYDAIVVEGRAKKPVYLYIEDDNVSILSAEGLWGKGTFETERELKNIHGKNVGVLSIGPAGENLVRYAVVMSQEGRAAGRPGMGAVMGSKKLKAVVIKGTKEIPVADKEKLKELSQEAYNSILNSPGYPFWHRQGTMAAVEWTNENSALPTRNFQDGSFEFARSIDGYTMEGMKVKQRGCPYCNMPCGNVVLDAEGQESELDYENVALLGSNLGIGKLNEVSVLNRIADDMGMDTISLGGAIAFIMEAKERGLIKDDAAPEFGDFKKARQLALDIAYRRGELGNLAAEGVMRMAEKLNAEDFAMHVKGLEVSGYNCYIYPAMALAYATSSIGAHHKEAWVIAWEIGTAPIEGEKAKKVEYNITYDPVKAAKVVELQRLRGGLFEMLTACRLPWVEVGLSLDYYPKLLEAITGVRYTWDDLYNAADRVYALIRAYWVRELGGKWGRHMDYPPKRWFTEGLKSGPHRGQHLDREKYDGLLSEYYRIRGWDERGIPKKETLRKLGLEEVIPELEKVTKLE; via the coding sequence ATGAAAGGCTGGTGGGGAAGAATCCTCAGGGTTGACCTGACCAACAACAGGGTGTGGGTGCAGGAGTACCCCGAAGAGGTCGCTAAGAACTTCATAGGCGGTAGAGGCCTGGCCGCGTGGATTCTCTGGAACGAGGCCAAGAACGTTGACCCGCTCGGGCCTGATAACAAGCTCGTTTTCGCTTCCGGCCCGTTCAACGGTCTTCCAACCCCAAGCGGCGGAAAGATGGTGGTGGCGGCTAAAAGCCCACTCACCGGTGGCTACGGAGATGGCAACCTCGGGACCATGGCTACCGTTCACCTGAGGAAGGCCGGCTATGACGCTATAGTCGTTGAAGGTAGAGCCAAGAAGCCGGTGTACCTCTACATTGAGGACGACAACGTGAGCATACTCAGCGCCGAGGGACTCTGGGGCAAAGGCACCTTCGAGACCGAGAGGGAGCTCAAGAATATACACGGCAAGAACGTGGGAGTCCTCAGCATAGGCCCGGCCGGAGAGAACCTCGTCCGCTACGCAGTCGTGATGTCCCAGGAGGGCAGGGCGGCGGGAAGGCCCGGTATGGGTGCCGTCATGGGGAGCAAAAAGCTCAAGGCAGTCGTCATAAAGGGCACCAAGGAGATACCGGTTGCAGATAAGGAAAAGCTCAAGGAGCTCTCCCAGGAAGCCTACAACTCCATCCTCAACTCACCCGGTTATCCCTTCTGGCACAGGCAGGGGACGATGGCGGCCGTTGAATGGACCAACGAAAACTCCGCCCTGCCGACGAGGAACTTCCAGGACGGTTCCTTCGAGTTCGCCCGCTCAATAGACGGTTACACCATGGAGGGCATGAAAGTCAAGCAGCGCGGCTGTCCCTACTGCAACATGCCCTGTGGAAACGTAGTTCTGGACGCCGAAGGCCAGGAGAGCGAGCTTGACTACGAGAACGTGGCATTACTCGGCTCAAACCTCGGGATCGGAAAGCTCAACGAGGTTTCTGTCCTCAACAGGATTGCAGACGACATGGGTATGGACACGATAAGCCTCGGTGGTGCAATAGCTTTCATAATGGAGGCCAAGGAGAGGGGCCTGATTAAGGACGACGCCGCTCCGGAGTTCGGTGACTTCAAGAAGGCCAGACAGCTCGCCCTCGACATCGCCTACCGCAGGGGGGAGCTCGGCAACCTCGCGGCGGAGGGCGTCATGAGGATGGCGGAGAAGCTCAACGCAGAGGACTTCGCCATGCACGTCAAGGGCCTTGAGGTCAGCGGGTACAACTGTTACATCTACCCGGCGATGGCCCTTGCCTACGCTACCAGTTCAATCGGCGCCCACCATAAGGAAGCCTGGGTCATCGCCTGGGAGATTGGCACGGCTCCGATAGAGGGTGAGAAGGCCAAGAAGGTCGAGTACAACATAACCTATGACCCGGTGAAGGCCGCCAAGGTCGTAGAGCTCCAGCGCCTCAGGGGCGGTCTCTTCGAGATGCTCACCGCGTGCAGGCTCCCGTGGGTCGAGGTCGGCCTGAGCCTCGACTACTATCCGAAGCTCCTCGAGGCCATCACGGGCGTCAGGTACACGTGGGACGACCTCTATAACGCAGCCGACAGGGTTTACGCCCTCATAAGGGCCTACTGGGTCAGGGAGCTCGGTGGGAAGTGGGGCAGGCACATGGACTACCCGCCGAAGAGGTGGTTCACCGAGGGCCTCAAGAGCGGACCTCACAGGGGCCAGCACCTCGACAGGGAGAAGTACGACGGTCTGCTCAGCGAGTACTACAGGATAAGGGGCTGGGACGAGCGCGGAATCCCAAAGAAAGAAACCCTCAGAAAGCTCGGCCTCGAAGAGGTCATCCCTGAGCTCGAGAAGGTCACGAAGCTCGAGTGA
- a CDS encoding DUF2240 family protein yields the protein MHPLRKAISVKGSREFSRNELVGLLAFTLRIMSVKEAKESVDAWIKQGLIEEREGVLLVKEEALDETTKGEDLFGEMAQFVSSSLGLGRDELMTELEEFSKRYGNLDRKLVLYLFGLDRGLDMSKFRDRLSLE from the coding sequence GTGCACCCGCTTAGGAAGGCGATAAGCGTTAAGGGGTCCAGGGAGTTTTCCCGAAACGAGCTCGTTGGCCTGCTTGCCTTTACGCTCAGAATAATGAGTGTTAAGGAGGCCAAGGAGTCCGTTGATGCGTGGATAAAACAGGGCCTCATCGAGGAGAGAGAAGGCGTCCTTCTGGTGAAGGAGGAAGCCCTGGATGAGACCACTAAGGGTGAAGACCTCTTTGGGGAAATGGCTCAATTTGTCTCCTCTTCTTTGGGGCTTGGGAGGGATGAACTCATGACTGAGCTTGAGGAGTTCTCAAAAAGGTACGGCAACCTCGACAGGAAGCTCGTTCTGTATCTCTTCGGGCTGGATAGAGGGCTGGACATGTCAAAGTTCAGGGACAGGCTCAGCCTTGAATAA
- the rpsJ gene encoding 30S ribosomal protein S10, which yields MQKARIKLASTNIRALNEVTDQIKQIAERTGVRMSGPIPLPTRRIRITTRKSPDGEGSATFDRFELRVHKRLVDIEADERAMRQIMRIRVPEDVTIEIELVS from the coding sequence ATGCAGAAGGCAAGGATTAAGCTCGCCAGTACAAACATCAGGGCCCTCAACGAGGTCACCGACCAGATCAAGCAGATCGCGGAGAGAACCGGCGTCAGGATGAGCGGCCCAATACCGCTCCCGACCAGGAGGATCAGGATCACCACGAGGAAGAGCCCCGACGGGGAAGGATCTGCGACCTTTGACAGGTTCGAGCTCCGCGTTCACAAGAGGCTCGTCGATATTGAGGCCGATGAGAGGGCCATGCGCCAGATCATGCGCATCCGCGTTCCCGAGGATGTTACCATTGAGATCGAGCTCGTCTCCTGA
- a CDS encoding AI-2E family transporter: MATRGEWPLFLLAIVLVILVISWKTVSPLVTPVFFALTLAYIVYPVHRRLEAKVGPLKSALLMTLLMIVLGLLILALLATVAINLLRTFYRNVGDVFNWLLSVNLPPSVSSFVLNLRANLMPMLADYVSSFTFSVPGYVLQLLVFLLTFYYTLAYARDMIPFILKLVPEGQKDFVFELLENLDKTMNALVRAWLLLNVAKGILMTLGYIIFGVSDLYTALVAGFLTFLFSFVPLLEGWMLWAVGAVYLYLSGSPILAIGISIYGAALVSPLPDYTIRPKLVARGADLDETIVFMGMVGGTWAFGLKGILLGPIILSLALVVLKEWKNRQRVAKVSRTQQA; the protein is encoded by the coding sequence ATGGCAACCAGGGGAGAGTGGCCGTTGTTTTTGCTCGCCATTGTCCTGGTCATTCTGGTCATCTCGTGGAAGACCGTAAGCCCGCTTGTGACCCCGGTATTCTTTGCCCTTACTCTGGCGTATATTGTGTATCCGGTTCACCGGAGGCTTGAAGCGAAAGTTGGCCCACTAAAATCTGCCCTCCTCATGACCCTGCTTATGATCGTTCTGGGTCTTTTGATCCTCGCTCTTCTGGCAACGGTGGCCATAAACCTTCTCCGGACATTTTACAGAAACGTCGGCGATGTATTTAACTGGCTTTTGTCCGTTAATTTGCCTCCTTCGGTCTCCAGTTTTGTCCTGAACCTCAGGGCAAACTTGATGCCCATGCTGGCCGATTACGTTTCGTCATTTACCTTTTCTGTTCCGGGTTACGTCCTCCAGCTCCTTGTCTTTTTGCTCACGTTCTACTATACGTTGGCCTATGCCCGTGACATGATCCCGTTCATCCTCAAACTGGTTCCAGAAGGGCAGAAGGACTTTGTTTTCGAGCTTCTTGAGAACCTGGACAAAACGATGAACGCCCTCGTCAGGGCGTGGTTGCTTCTCAACGTCGCGAAGGGTATCCTGATGACCTTAGGGTACATTATCTTTGGGGTTTCGGATCTATACACCGCCCTGGTTGCGGGCTTTTTGACGTTCCTTTTCAGCTTCGTCCCCCTGCTTGAGGGGTGGATGCTGTGGGCTGTTGGGGCTGTATACCTTTACCTTTCCGGGTCACCCATCCTGGCCATCGGGATTTCCATCTACGGCGCGGCCCTGGTTTCCCCTCTCCCCGACTACACTATACGCCCAAAGCTGGTCGCCAGGGGTGCTGATCTTGACGAAACGATAGTCTTCATGGGCATGGTTGGAGGTACCTGGGCTTTTGGTCTCAAGGGGATCCTTCTGGGTCCGATAATCCTGAGCCTGGCCCTGGTGGTTTTAAAGGAGTGGAAAAACAGGCAGAGAGTGGCTAAAGTTTCTCGCACTCAACAAGCTTAG
- a CDS encoding HAD family hydrolase has protein sequence MNTEVPGYRKLEFSSVLFDLNGTLGQSGRIGEEVKHLLERLADKYTVVVLSADTFGTLEEELRGLPVRVERVSNGVEKAEVAKGYAPYAAVGNGNNDVAMLEGAELAFCVIGPEGATVDALLASDIVVKDVRDAIAMLLDERKLIATLRG, from the coding sequence ATGAACACCGAAGTACCCGGCTACCGTAAACTGGAGTTTAGCTCAGTCCTCTTCGACCTCAACGGAACCCTCGGCCAGAGCGGGAGAATCGGGGAAGAGGTAAAGCACCTCCTCGAGAGGCTCGCGGATAAGTACACGGTGGTGGTCCTCAGCGCGGACACCTTCGGCACGCTCGAGGAAGAACTCAGGGGCCTCCCCGTGAGGGTTGAGAGGGTATCGAACGGAGTAGAGAAAGCGGAGGTTGCGAAGGGCTACGCCCCCTACGCGGCGGTTGGCAACGGCAACAACGACGTGGCGATGCTCGAAGGGGCCGAGCTGGCTTTCTGCGTCATCGGGCCCGAGGGGGCGACCGTTGATGCACTGCTCGCGAGCGATATCGTCGTCAAGGACGTGAGAGACGCCATAGCGATGCTCCTCGATGAGAGAAAGCTCATAGCGACGCTGAGGGGATGA
- the tuf gene encoding translation elongation factor EF-1 subunit alpha produces MPKEKPHINIVFIGHVDHGKSTTVGRLLFDTGNVPPTIIEKFEQMGEKGKSFKFAWVMDRLKEERERGITIDVAHTKFETPHRYITIIDAPGHRDFVKNMITGASQADAAVLVVAATDGVMPQTKEHAFLARTLGINHIIVSINKMDAVNYDEKKFKEVAEQVKKLLMMLGYKDFPIIPTSAWVGDNIVHRSDKMPWYKGPTLFEALDQIPEPPKPTDKPLRIPIQDVYSIKGVGTVPVGRVETGILRVGDIVIFEPASTIFHKPIQGEVKSIEMHHEPLQEALPGDNIGFNVRGVGKDDIKRGDVAGHTTNPPTVVRPKDTFKAQIIVLNHPTAITVGYTPVLHAHTTQVAVKFEQLLAKLDPRTGNIVEENPQFIKTGDSAIVILRPTKAMVIEPVKEIPQMGRFAIRDMGQTVAAGMVISIQRGEE; encoded by the coding sequence ATGCCCAAGGAAAAGCCCCACATTAACATCGTCTTTATTGGACACGTCGACCACGGTAAGAGCACCACCGTTGGAAGGCTGCTCTTCGACACCGGTAACGTCCCGCCGACCATCATCGAGAAGTTCGAGCAGATGGGTGAGAAGGGTAAGTCCTTCAAGTTCGCCTGGGTCATGGACAGGCTCAAGGAAGAGAGGGAGAGGGGTATCACCATTGACGTCGCCCACACCAAGTTCGAGACCCCGCACAGGTACATCACCATCATTGACGCCCCTGGCCACAGGGACTTCGTTAAGAACATGATCACCGGTGCCAGCCAGGCCGACGCCGCCGTCCTCGTTGTAGCCGCCACCGACGGTGTCATGCCCCAGACCAAGGAGCACGCCTTCCTCGCCAGGACCCTCGGTATCAACCACATAATCGTCAGCATCAACAAGATGGACGCGGTCAACTACGACGAGAAGAAGTTCAAGGAGGTTGCCGAGCAGGTCAAGAAGCTCCTCATGATGCTCGGCTACAAGGACTTCCCGATTATCCCGACCAGCGCCTGGGTGGGTGACAACATCGTCCACAGGAGCGACAAGATGCCCTGGTACAAGGGCCCGACCCTCTTCGAGGCCCTCGACCAGATCCCGGAGCCTCCAAAGCCGACCGACAAGCCGCTCCGCATCCCGATCCAGGACGTCTACTCAATTAAGGGTGTTGGTACCGTCCCGGTCGGCCGTGTCGAGACCGGTATCCTCCGCGTCGGTGACATCGTCATCTTTGAGCCGGCTTCAACTATCTTCCACAAGCCGATCCAGGGTGAAGTCAAGTCCATCGAGATGCACCACGAGCCACTCCAGGAGGCCCTTCCGGGTGACAACATCGGTTTCAACGTCCGTGGCGTTGGTAAGGACGACATAAAGCGCGGTGACGTTGCGGGACACACCACCAACCCGCCGACCGTCGTCAGGCCGAAGGACACCTTCAAGGCCCAGATCATCGTCCTCAACCACCCGACCGCTATCACCGTCGGCTACACCCCGGTGCTCCACGCCCACACCACCCAGGTGGCAGTCAAGTTCGAGCAGCTCCTTGCCAAGCTCGACCCGAGGACCGGTAACATTGTCGAGGAGAACCCGCAGTTCATCAAGACCGGTGACTCAGCCATCGTCATCCTCAGGCCGACCAAGGCAATGGTCATCGAGCCGGTCAAGGAGATCCCGCAGATGGGCAGGTTCGCCATCCGTGACATGGGCCAGACCGTCGCTGCCGGTATGGTCATATCCATCCAGAGGGGCGAGGAGTGA
- a CDS encoding phosphatase PAP2 family protein: MKGAGLKDSLNSVAESLRDNNVLARLDGFLILYFGWLLFTFLYPFINESRDVTSYLLRLPFTSRQFVVSTLELAKSILPFYYLMKAVYFIGFSSSIALTVFFVLIYWKDLSSADELMARYFLSYLLCGITYIFFHVHAPHDVYKLDVVSPSATYLTQAEFVLPSLHNTIAAVNVITLWNHREKTWGKVLIALNSLVPFSTIFLAHHWVYDAISGLVLASVIGKATEGHRIELPEILHRVDPARMQAITLAGFALGGSLLLIAIALPKP; the protein is encoded by the coding sequence ATGAAGGGCGCGGGACTGAAAGACAGCCTCAATTCAGTGGCGGAGTCCCTCAGAGACAATAACGTCCTAGCGAGGCTCGACGGATTCCTGATACTGTACTTCGGATGGCTGCTCTTCACATTTCTGTACCCGTTTATAAATGAAAGTCGGGACGTCACCAGTTACCTGCTGAGACTCCCCTTCACTTCCCGCCAATTCGTCGTTTCAACCCTCGAACTCGCAAAGAGCATTTTGCCCTTCTACTACCTGATGAAGGCCGTGTACTTCATAGGGTTCTCGAGCTCAATAGCACTGACTGTTTTCTTCGTCCTCATCTACTGGAAAGACCTGTCCTCGGCCGATGAACTCATGGCCAGATATTTCCTCTCCTATCTGCTCTGTGGAATCACGTATATTTTCTTCCACGTACACGCGCCCCACGACGTCTATAAGCTGGACGTAGTTTCACCGAGCGCCACTTATTTGACCCAGGCCGAGTTCGTTCTCCCGTCACTTCACAACACCATAGCGGCAGTCAACGTAATAACCCTCTGGAATCACAGAGAAAAAACATGGGGCAAGGTTCTAATCGCCCTGAACTCCCTCGTCCCGTTTTCTACAATTTTTCTGGCCCACCACTGGGTCTACGATGCAATTTCCGGTTTGGTGCTCGCCTCAGTAATTGGAAAAGCCACCGAGGGCCACAGGATAGAACTTCCGGAGATACTGCACAGGGTCGACCCGGCCCGTATGCAGGCAATTACTCTGGCCGGTTTTGCCTTAGGTGGTTCCCTTCTTCTGATAGCCATAGCCCTTCCAAAGCCATGA
- a CDS encoding aminotransferase-like domain-containing protein, with translation MKKLERKLAAGPVDFDSFFSQKALRMKASEVRELLKLVETSDVISLAGGLPAPETFPVETIKKITAEILEEHADKALQYGTTKGFTPLRLALARWMEKRYGIPMSKVEILTVAGSQQALDLIGRVTINPGDVIVVEAPTYLAAIQAFEYYDPEFVSIPMDDEGMRIDLLEEKLEELKRQGKRVKMVYTVSTFQNPAGVTMSLERRKRLVELAEEYNFLIVEDGPYSELRYSGEPIPPIKHFDENGRVIYLGTFSKILAPGLRIGWVAAHPHLIRKMEIAKQSIDLCTNTLGQTIAWKYVEDGHLDEHIPRIVEFYKPRRDAMLEALEEYMPEGVTWTKPEGGMFVWVTLPEGIDTKFMLEKAVSKGVAYVPGEAFFVHRDKKNTMRLNFTYVPEEKIREGVKRLAETVKEELKKP, from the coding sequence ATGAAGAAACTCGAAAGGAAGCTTGCCGCCGGGCCCGTGGACTTTGACTCGTTCTTCTCCCAGAAGGCGCTTAGGATGAAGGCTTCCGAGGTTAGGGAGCTCCTGAAGCTCGTTGAGACAAGCGATGTTATAAGCCTGGCCGGAGGCCTGCCCGCGCCTGAGACTTTCCCCGTTGAGACAATAAAGAAGATAACTGCCGAAATTCTCGAAGAACACGCCGATAAGGCCCTGCAGTACGGAACAACCAAGGGATTCACCCCCCTAAGGCTTGCGCTGGCGAGGTGGATGGAAAAGAGGTATGGGATCCCCATGAGCAAGGTCGAGATACTGACGGTTGCCGGATCCCAGCAGGCCCTTGATCTCATAGGCAGGGTCACCATAAACCCGGGCGACGTTATAGTTGTGGAGGCCCCCACTTATTTAGCCGCGATACAGGCGTTCGAGTACTACGATCCAGAGTTTGTATCGATCCCCATGGACGACGAAGGCATGAGGATTGATCTCCTCGAGGAGAAGCTGGAGGAGCTCAAAAGGCAAGGAAAGAGAGTGAAAATGGTTTACACGGTCTCAACGTTCCAGAACCCGGCAGGGGTCACAATGAGCCTTGAGAGGAGGAAGAGGCTCGTCGAGCTCGCGGAGGAGTACAACTTCCTTATTGTTGAAGATGGCCCCTACAGCGAGCTCCGCTACTCCGGGGAGCCTATACCCCCGATAAAGCACTTCGACGAGAACGGCCGCGTCATATACCTCGGAACCTTCTCGAAGATACTCGCCCCGGGACTCAGGATCGGGTGGGTGGCCGCCCATCCGCACCTCATAAGGAAGATGGAGATAGCCAAGCAGAGCATAGACCTCTGCACCAACACTTTAGGACAGACCATAGCCTGGAAGTACGTGGAAGACGGCCACCTGGATGAGCACATACCCAGGATCGTTGAGTTTTACAAACCAAGGAGAGACGCCATGCTTGAGGCTCTCGAGGAGTACATGCCCGAAGGCGTTACCTGGACAAAGCCCGAGGGCGGAATGTTCGTCTGGGTGACCCTCCCGGAGGGCATAGACACGAAGTTCATGCTGGAAAAAGCCGTTTCAAAGGGAGTTGCTTACGTCCCCGGTGAGGCCTTCTTCGTCCACAGGGACAAAAAGAACACCATGAGGCTCAACTTCACCTACGTGCCAGAGGAGAAGATCAGGGAGGGTGTGAAGAGGCTGGCGGAGACCGTTAAGGAGGAGCTCAAAAAACCTTGA
- a CDS encoding DUF4152 family protein, which yields MRIVAADTGGALLDEGYNPVGLIATAAVLVEKPYRTATVSRVRYADPFNYDMSGRQAIRDEAVLAVELAREVKPDVVHLDSTIGGIEVRKLDEPTIEALNITDRGKEVWRDLAKDLQPLARKFWEETGIEIIAIGKSSVPVRIAEIYSGLYAARWAIEYARKNGGVAVGLPRYMEVEILEGEIAGASLDPREGGLFGRLPTDTEGIDWELYPNPLVRKFMVLEVWKRD from the coding sequence ATGAGAATAGTTGCCGCTGACACCGGAGGGGCGCTTCTCGACGAGGGGTACAACCCTGTCGGGCTCATAGCAACGGCCGCGGTTTTAGTTGAAAAACCCTACAGGACTGCAACGGTGAGCAGAGTCAGGTACGCGGATCCTTTTAACTACGACATGAGCGGCAGGCAGGCCATAAGGGATGAGGCAGTTCTGGCAGTTGAGCTGGCAAGAGAAGTAAAGCCCGATGTTGTCCACCTGGATTCCACCATTGGGGGGATAGAAGTCAGGAAGCTTGACGAACCAACGATAGAGGCTTTGAACATAACCGACCGAGGAAAAGAAGTGTGGAGAGACCTCGCAAAGGATCTCCAGCCTCTGGCGAGAAAGTTCTGGGAAGAGACGGGGATAGAGATAATAGCCATTGGAAAGTCCAGCGTTCCCGTTAGGATAGCGGAGATATACTCCGGCCTCTATGCTGCTAGGTGGGCCATAGAGTACGCCAGGAAAAACGGCGGGGTAGCCGTGGGACTGCCGAGGTATATGGAAGTCGAAATCCTTGAGGGGGAGATTGCCGGAGCAAGCCTTGACCCGAGGGAGGGGGGACTCTTCGGTAGGCTACCCACCGACACCGAAGGCATAGACTGGGAACTTTACCCGAACCCGCTTGTTAGAAAGTTCATGGTTCTCGAAGTTTGGAAGAGGGATTAG